The proteins below are encoded in one region of Mycobacterium pseudokansasii:
- a CDS encoding ABC transporter substrate-binding protein: MFDKPFARRRLLRTAGALAAAPLASWAAGCASDDDALTFFFAANPDEADARMRIIEEFCRRHPDIRVRALLSGPGPLQQISTFCAGGKCPDVLMAWELSYAGLADRGVLLDLNTMLARDPGFAAELSSDGIGPLYETFTYNGGQFAFPEQWSGNYLYYNTRLFAEAGIRPPPTSWEQPWSFAEFLDAARALTKHDAAGRVKQWGFVDTFVPTISAGLFAVNNGVPWSSPRMNPSHLNLDNAAFIEAVQFYADLTNKHQVAPTASELQSTATPELFSRGKAAMALGGHWRYQTFDRADGLDFNVTALPLGPRGHAPCSNIGATGLAVAASCQRREQAWEFVKFATGPVGQALIGETNLFVPVVWSAINSAGFAKAHSRVDNLAVLTGGPSHSQGLPITPAWPKVYALMERTFGPVLRGSRPATSLTGLSRAVDEVLRSP, from the coding sequence ATGTTCGACAAGCCGTTCGCACGGCGGCGCCTGTTGCGGACAGCGGGAGCACTCGCCGCGGCACCGCTGGCATCGTGGGCGGCCGGCTGCGCCTCCGACGACGACGCCCTGACCTTCTTCTTCGCCGCCAACCCCGATGAAGCCGACGCCCGGATGCGCATCATCGAGGAGTTCTGCCGCCGCCACCCCGACATCAGGGTGCGGGCGTTGCTGTCCGGGCCGGGACCCCTGCAGCAGATATCGACGTTTTGCGCGGGCGGGAAGTGTCCCGACGTGCTGATGGCGTGGGAGTTGAGCTACGCCGGGCTGGCCGACCGGGGTGTGCTCCTGGACCTGAACACCATGTTGGCCCGGGATCCCGGTTTTGCCGCCGAGCTGTCTTCAGACGGCATCGGGCCACTGTATGAGACGTTCACCTATAACGGCGGCCAATTCGCCTTTCCGGAGCAATGGTCGGGAAATTACCTGTACTACAACACGCGGCTTTTCGCCGAGGCCGGCATTCGGCCACCGCCCACGAGTTGGGAGCAGCCGTGGAGTTTTGCCGAATTCCTCGACGCGGCTCGCGCACTCACCAAGCACGATGCCGCGGGACGGGTCAAGCAGTGGGGGTTTGTCGACACCTTTGTCCCGACGATCTCCGCGGGACTGTTCGCCGTGAACAACGGCGTGCCGTGGTCCTCGCCGAGAATGAACCCGTCGCATCTCAACTTGGACAATGCCGCCTTCATCGAAGCCGTCCAGTTCTACGCCGACCTGACCAACAAGCACCAGGTGGCGCCCACCGCATCCGAGCTGCAGTCGACGGCCACGCCGGAGTTGTTCTCCCGGGGCAAGGCGGCGATGGCGCTGGGCGGCCACTGGCGCTACCAGACTTTCGACCGCGCCGACGGCTTGGATTTCAATGTGACCGCGCTGCCCCTGGGCCCACGGGGGCATGCGCCCTGCTCCAACATCGGAGCCACCGGATTGGCCGTCGCGGCCAGTTGTCAGCGCCGAGAGCAGGCGTGGGAGTTCGTCAAGTTCGCAACCGGACCCGTGGGTCAGGCGTTGATCGGCGAAACCAACCTTTTCGTGCCGGTCGTGTGGTCTGCGATCAACTCGGCCGGATTCGCCAAAGCACACAGTAGGGTTGACAATCTCGCCGTACTCACCGGAGGACCGAGCCATTCCCAGGGCCTGCCTATCACCCCGGCGTGGCCGAAGGTCTACGCCCTGATGGAACGGACCTTCGGACCGGTATTGCGCGGATCCCGCCCGGCGACATCGCTGACCGGGCTGTCGCGAGCCGTCGACGAGGTGCTGCGCAGTCCGTGA
- a CDS encoding ferritin-like domain-containing protein, which translates to MTSTVKTSVESMVRGLPIKAQNKIHKTLDSVGLMLSVQNPKVAVSMAPSAVRGLVLGKGKRGDHVDMPAHHSAHFRLNYHSDFTEMYELYRRAVSKQWDGEADLPWELDVTPDNPDAQILPRSFVPFTEIEGFGVRLTALEERKLTWDIAAWLLSQFMHGEQGALFASAQVTECVHWTDAKLYGATQVMDEGRHLEVFLRYLDTKLEKIYTINDNLFVLIDELMTDGRWDFKFLGMQIMIEGLALGAFTTIYQQTREPLLKQLLKMVIQDEARHVHYGVLALRDHITQNISEKERREREDWVYEVALLMRNRFLMHEVYEEWFSHKVPLKVWDQQMLDSPSMVKFRSIMFERLIPNLEYIGLMSDRIKTHYEKSGLTQYLGGKNATQLTEDDLTVDAGHGYDHDDMPAELQELAAGTSA; encoded by the coding sequence ATGACTTCGACAGTGAAGACTTCGGTGGAATCGATGGTGCGCGGGCTGCCCATCAAGGCGCAGAACAAGATTCACAAGACCCTCGACAGTGTGGGGTTGATGCTTTCGGTGCAGAACCCGAAGGTCGCCGTATCCATGGCGCCTTCGGCGGTGCGGGGACTGGTGCTGGGCAAAGGCAAGCGTGGCGATCATGTGGATATGCCGGCCCACCACAGTGCGCATTTCCGGCTCAACTACCACAGCGACTTCACCGAGATGTACGAGCTGTACCGTCGCGCGGTATCCAAGCAATGGGACGGTGAGGCCGACCTGCCGTGGGAACTCGACGTCACCCCCGACAATCCCGACGCGCAAATCCTGCCGCGCAGCTTCGTGCCGTTCACCGAAATCGAGGGATTCGGCGTGCGGCTGACGGCGCTGGAGGAGCGCAAGCTGACCTGGGACATCGCGGCGTGGCTGCTCAGCCAGTTCATGCACGGTGAACAAGGCGCGCTGTTCGCTTCGGCTCAGGTGACCGAGTGTGTGCACTGGACTGACGCGAAGCTCTACGGAGCAACCCAGGTCATGGACGAGGGCCGGCACCTCGAGGTGTTCCTGCGCTATCTCGACACCAAGCTCGAGAAGATCTACACCATCAACGACAACCTGTTCGTCCTCATCGACGAGCTGATGACCGACGGCCGTTGGGATTTCAAATTCCTCGGCATGCAGATCATGATCGAGGGCCTGGCGCTGGGCGCCTTCACCACCATTTACCAGCAGACGCGCGAGCCGCTGCTCAAACAGTTGCTCAAGATGGTGATCCAGGACGAAGCCCGCCATGTGCACTACGGCGTGCTGGCCCTGCGCGACCACATCACCCAGAACATCTCGGAGAAGGAACGCCGCGAGCGCGAAGACTGGGTCTATGAGGTGGCGCTGCTGATGCGTAACCGGTTCCTGATGCACGAGGTGTACGAAGAGTGGTTCTCCCACAAGGTGCCGCTGAAGGTCTGGGACCAACAGATGCTGGACTCGCCCAGCATGGTCAAATTCCGCAGCATCATGTTCGAGCGGCTCATACCCAACCTCGAATACATCGGGCTGATGAGCGACCGGATCAAAACCCACTACGAAAAGTCCGGGCTCACCCAATATCTGGGCGGCAAGAACGCCACCCAGCTCACCGAGGACGACCTCACCGTCGACGCGGGTCACGGCTACGACCACGACGACATGCCCGCCGAATTGCAGGAGTTGGCCGCGGGAACCTCGGCCTGA
- a CDS encoding ferredoxin--NADP reductase, translating to MPRVTLFRPRKSNPVVLPRPDGPSRRWGQSQTTSVRRPVRVVEVIRETDDAVTLVLEVTDGRPVEFRAGQYLTHCFDVDGGTVKRAYSICAAEGDRLACTVKAIDGGVVSGLVHRKVAAGYEYTVLGPSGDFVLPDNDDADAAPLAFLAAGSGITPVIGMIETALRQSPEREISLVYASRRQSEIIFARRLSALAASYPRLRVVHVLSQPASAWPGETGRLTGARAAELLAAGPDTQVFLCGPTELMDATTAALTSGGVDADRIHRERFYAAPQHTRTLPTQPHAVEFRATGRTVTQQPGETILEAGLRTGLKLDFSCTVGGCAACKLKVISGAVAVDEPNCLSDQERSDGYILSCSAYAQESVVLDA from the coding sequence ATGCCGCGGGTTACCCTTTTCCGTCCGAGGAAGTCCAATCCGGTTGTCCTGCCGCGGCCCGACGGTCCGTCGCGGCGGTGGGGGCAATCCCAGACGACGTCGGTGCGACGCCCCGTTCGGGTTGTCGAGGTCATCCGCGAGACCGACGATGCGGTGACGCTGGTGCTGGAGGTCACCGACGGGCGCCCGGTCGAGTTCCGCGCCGGGCAGTACCTGACGCACTGCTTCGACGTCGACGGCGGGACCGTCAAGCGGGCATACTCGATCTGCGCCGCCGAGGGTGATCGGCTGGCCTGCACCGTCAAGGCGATCGACGGCGGCGTTGTGTCGGGCTTGGTGCACCGCAAGGTCGCTGCCGGATACGAATACACAGTGCTCGGACCATCGGGTGACTTCGTCCTTCCTGACAATGACGACGCTGACGCCGCGCCGCTGGCGTTCCTGGCCGCCGGCAGCGGCATCACGCCGGTGATCGGCATGATCGAAACCGCACTGCGACAGTCGCCCGAACGCGAGATCTCGCTGGTGTACGCGTCGCGTCGGCAAAGCGAGATCATCTTCGCGCGGCGACTGTCGGCATTGGCCGCCAGCTATCCGCGGCTGCGGGTGGTGCACGTGCTCTCACAACCGGCGTCGGCATGGCCGGGAGAGACCGGACGGCTCACCGGCGCGCGTGCTGCCGAGCTATTGGCGGCGGGCCCGGATACACAGGTATTTCTTTGCGGTCCAACGGAATTGATGGACGCAACCACCGCTGCGCTGACGAGCGGCGGCGTCGACGCCGATCGCATCCATCGAGAACGGTTCTATGCGGCGCCCCAACACACCCGCACGCTGCCGACCCAACCGCACGCTGTGGAGTTTCGCGCTACCGGCCGCACGGTCACCCAGCAGCCAGGCGAGACGATTCTGGAGGCAGGTCTGCGCACCGGATTGAAGCTCGACTTCAGCTGCACCGTCGGCGGCTGCGCCGCATGCAAACTCAAAGTGATCAGCGGCGCGGTGGCCGTCGACGAACCGAACTGTTTGAGCGACCAGGAACGATCCGATGGCTACATCCTCAGCTGCTCGGCGTACGCCCAAGAAAGCGTCGTCCTCGACGCGTGA
- a CDS encoding TetR/AcrR family transcriptional regulator: MIRVVRPFRGVSAEERRDLRRNQLLEGCLEVAGTVGMAATTIEAVSRQAGLSKRYFYESFRTRDELFVTLAQGLLAEISSGVLDSMTDSATELIDRARIGIRRVITVLTDDPRKARLFTELIGSELLKDTVGGAEHELAELLTQLLLAGTGSDQSQYHRLRLATLVIVAGTAKAVTSWLDGRLTVSRDDLIEEVAQMSVAAAHTVRSDL, encoded by the coding sequence GTGATCCGCGTCGTGAGGCCATTTCGCGGCGTCAGCGCAGAGGAACGACGCGACCTGCGCCGAAATCAGTTGCTCGAGGGGTGCCTGGAAGTCGCCGGCACCGTTGGGATGGCGGCAACGACCATCGAGGCGGTCAGTCGGCAGGCCGGCCTTTCGAAGCGGTACTTCTATGAGAGCTTTCGGACCCGCGACGAGCTTTTCGTGACCCTGGCGCAGGGTCTGCTCGCCGAAATCAGCAGCGGCGTCCTCGATTCGATGACAGATTCCGCCACTGAGCTGATAGATCGTGCGCGGATCGGCATCCGGCGGGTGATCACCGTGCTGACCGATGATCCCCGCAAGGCGCGGTTGTTCACCGAGCTGATCGGCAGCGAGCTGCTCAAAGACACCGTCGGGGGGGCCGAGCACGAACTCGCCGAGCTACTCACCCAGCTGCTGCTCGCCGGCACCGGCAGCGACCAGAGCCAGTACCATCGCCTGCGCCTCGCCACCTTGGTGATCGTGGCCGGCACCGCCAAGGCCGTCACCAGCTGGCTCGACGGAAGGCTCACCGTGTCCCGAGACGACCTCATCGAGGAGGTCGCCCAGATGTCGGTCGCCGCGGCGCACACCGTGCGCAGCGATCTGTGA
- a CDS encoding ketosteroid isomerase family protein, with protein MALPDRGDLLAAVERSPRAAAAHDRAGWVGLFTSDGRVQDPVGSQPHVGHEQIGRFFDTFIGPRDIKFHRDLDIVSGSVVLRDVELEVAMAPAVTMFVPAFLRYDLRKVNGDWKIAVLRAYWDLPAMMLQFLRSGSSAISPALKLSQGLLGNQGLRGTAGFLTGFRRAGARRKTLVTTFLDAVGRGDTYDAERALSPTAAMTLGDDDVLDLTELRQQLRRVNWTKINGAGSTVTVSLASDHGRGIMFAELPWRGNLINRIRYFPA; from the coding sequence ATGGCGCTGCCGGATCGCGGCGATCTGCTGGCCGCAGTCGAGCGGTCGCCGCGGGCCGCCGCAGCTCACGACCGCGCCGGCTGGGTAGGCCTGTTCACCAGCGACGGCCGGGTCCAAGACCCGGTGGGCTCGCAGCCGCACGTGGGCCACGAGCAGATCGGCCGGTTCTTTGACACTTTCATCGGTCCGCGAGATATCAAGTTCCACCGCGACCTCGACATCGTCTCCGGCTCGGTCGTCCTGCGCGACGTCGAACTCGAGGTGGCAATGGCACCAGCGGTGACGATGTTCGTTCCCGCCTTTTTGCGCTACGATCTGCGAAAGGTCAACGGTGACTGGAAGATTGCCGTTCTCCGGGCGTACTGGGACTTGCCGGCGATGATGCTGCAGTTCCTGCGGAGCGGATCGTCGGCGATATCGCCGGCGCTGAAGCTGTCGCAGGGGCTGTTGGGTAATCAGGGCCTGCGAGGCACCGCCGGCTTCCTGACCGGATTTCGCCGGGCGGGCGCGCGTCGCAAGACGCTGGTGACGACATTTCTCGACGCGGTGGGGCGCGGCGACACCTATGACGCTGAACGTGCGCTGTCGCCCACTGCGGCAATGACTTTGGGCGATGACGATGTACTGGACCTGACCGAACTACGCCAACAGCTCCGTCGGGTCAACTGGACGAAGATCAACGGTGCCGGATCAACGGTGACGGTGTCGCTGGCATCCGATCATGGGCGCGGGATCATGTTCGCCGAATTGCCGTGGCGCGGCAACCTGATCAACCGGATCCGGTATTTCCCCGCCTGA
- the pncA gene encoding pyrazinamidase PncA, whose translation MRALIIVDLQNDFCEGGSVPVAGADRLARVINDYLAGRPGYRHVVATEDFHIDPGDHFSDQPDYSSSWPAHCRAGSRGADFHPELDTGHLEAVFRKGAYGAAYSGAEGVDEHGTMLPDWLRQRGIDEVDVVGVATDHCVRRTAEDLDRAGFSTRVLVDLTAGASAETTNEALTQLRTTGIALVRSR comes from the coding sequence GTGCGAGCGCTGATCATCGTCGACCTGCAGAACGATTTCTGCGAAGGCGGCTCGGTGCCGGTGGCGGGCGCCGATCGACTGGCCCGGGTGATCAACGACTACCTGGCCGGCCGGCCCGGTTACCGCCACGTGGTGGCCACCGAGGATTTCCACATCGATCCCGGCGACCACTTCTCCGACCAGCCGGATTATTCCTCGTCGTGGCCTGCGCATTGCCGCGCCGGAAGCCGCGGCGCCGACTTCCATCCCGAACTCGACACCGGCCACCTCGAGGCAGTTTTCCGCAAGGGTGCCTACGGCGCCGCCTACAGCGGGGCCGAGGGCGTCGACGAGCACGGCACCATGCTGCCGGACTGGCTGCGGCAACGGGGGATCGACGAGGTCGACGTGGTCGGCGTCGCCACCGATCATTGCGTACGGCGCACCGCCGAGGACTTGGACCGCGCCGGCTTCTCGACCCGGGTGTTGGTCGACCTGACCGCAGGAGCGTCGGCCGAAACCACCAACGAGGCGTTGACACAGCTGCGCACCACCGGCATCGCGCTGGTCCGGAGCCGCTGA
- a CDS encoding DoxX family protein has product MLIRRIARPMLSAAFIGQGVESLLNPKPAAEAAQPTVSGLRTLPDPVGSSIPSNAETFAQINAAVQIGGGVLLATGRLPRLASAALALTVIPGNLGAHLFWSEPDPALKAQKRREFLTDLSLLGGLIIASADTAGKPSLAWRGRRAASRISEAVSSTLPGSDDTLLGSELGDKIVHGLKAGAERGKELAETAAERGAPYAEAALERGRHLAGTAAEKGGPLAEAARARGEKLASKARLRGLELAETVRHQGLHLADAATARGGHVADTAREQVKGRGRRVRR; this is encoded by the coding sequence ATGTTGATTCGCAGAATCGCCCGACCCATGTTGTCAGCGGCGTTCATCGGCCAAGGCGTGGAGTCGCTGCTCAACCCCAAGCCCGCGGCCGAAGCCGCCCAGCCCACCGTGAGCGGATTGCGAACACTGCCAGATCCAGTCGGCAGCAGCATTCCGTCGAACGCCGAGACGTTCGCTCAGATCAACGCGGCCGTCCAGATCGGGGGTGGGGTGCTGCTGGCCACCGGCCGACTGCCCCGCCTCGCCTCGGCGGCGCTGGCGCTGACCGTGATACCGGGAAACCTTGGCGCCCATCTGTTTTGGAGTGAACCCGATCCGGCGCTCAAGGCGCAGAAGCGGCGCGAATTCCTGACCGACCTGAGCCTGCTGGGCGGGCTGATCATCGCCTCGGCGGACACCGCGGGCAAGCCGTCGTTGGCGTGGCGCGGCCGGCGCGCGGCGAGCCGGATCTCGGAGGCGGTGTCCTCGACGCTGCCGGGATCCGACGACACGCTGTTGGGCTCCGAGCTCGGTGACAAGATCGTGCACGGCCTCAAGGCCGGAGCCGAGCGTGGCAAGGAGCTGGCCGAGACAGCCGCCGAACGCGGGGCACCCTACGCCGAGGCCGCGCTGGAGCGCGGTCGCCACCTGGCCGGCACCGCGGCCGAAAAGGGCGGGCCACTGGCCGAGGCGGCGCGCGCCCGGGGTGAAAAGCTGGCCAGCAAAGCCCGGTTGCGCGGCCTGGAACTCGCCGAGACCGTGCGTCATCAAGGTTTGCACCTCGCCGACGCGGCGACGGCCCGCGGCGGCCACGTGGCCGACACCGCACGCGAGCAGGTCAAGGGCCGGGGCCGGCGCGTTCGGCGCTAG
- a CDS encoding gluconokinase, giving the protein MRCPIVVMGVSGSGKSTVGAAFAQRLGVAFLDADTLHPPANIAKMAAGQPLDDQDRYPWLRRVGEWLAAHRDGGVASCSALKRSYRDQLRAHCPELEFLHLSGSADVIARRLANRAAHFMPVELLRSQLDTLEPLGGDESGVVVDVHQDVDAIVDNFLASAERAGPGP; this is encoded by the coding sequence ATGCGTTGTCCCATTGTGGTGATGGGTGTTTCGGGGTCCGGCAAGTCGACGGTGGGCGCTGCCTTCGCCCAGCGGCTGGGGGTGGCGTTCCTGGACGCCGACACGCTGCATCCACCGGCGAACATCGCCAAGATGGCCGCCGGCCAACCCCTCGACGACCAAGACCGCTACCCATGGCTGCGACGGGTGGGGGAGTGGCTGGCCGCCCACCGCGACGGTGGGGTGGCCAGCTGTTCGGCGCTCAAACGCAGCTACCGCGATCAACTGCGAGCCCATTGTCCCGAGCTGGAATTTCTGCATCTGAGCGGCTCCGCGGATGTGATCGCGCGCCGGTTGGCCAACCGGGCCGCGCATTTCATGCCGGTTGAGCTCCTGCGATCGCAACTGGACACGCTGGAACCGCTCGGCGGCGACGAGTCAGGCGTGGTCGTCGACGTGCACCAGGACGTCGATGCGATCGTCGACAACTTCCTGGCTAGCGCCGAACGCGCCGGCCCCGGCCCTTGA
- a CDS encoding DUF7065 domain-containing protein, which yields MDPDNERVIERPDDLTASWLTAAIGAGTVTDFTVERIGTGQMSECYRVVPTYAAAAGPQSVVLKVAATDPMSRQTGQTLGLYQREVRFYRDIAPRLDGPVAPCYHAAVDASTGAFDLLLGDAGPAVVGDEIVGATTQQARLAVRELGRLHGPLLGDAALAEAPWLHRDAPLNQAMIASLYAAFVERYGDQITADCRAVCDRLVAAFDGYQEAVRGGIQGLVHGDYRLDNLLFGAAGADRALTVVDWQTVSWGPAMTDLAYFLGCALPTQDRRTHYDDLLRTYHQALGSEPPIGLAEVAEGVRGQSFFGVMMAIVSSMLVERTERGDRLFMTMLQRHCDHVLDTDALATLPAAARPEPLRPSDDDELAHAPTDEPLWSESWYADFVDAPQGLGGWFRLGRIANQQTAWVHALLCGPGVPTVAVVDVDVPLPDDPWAVRTEAIELGHVVSAPLQTYRVDLRARGHAYADPAELLRGEPGDPVEVTMHLVWTTDGSPYQYRVTSRYEIPCTVSGSVTVDGTDYRFDSVPGQRDHSWGVRDWWSMDWMWSAVHLDDGTHLHGVRIQIPGAPAFSVGYVQDADGQLTELQTVSIQDRFGPNGLPLHATLTFDPGELTADVEVRAHAPVRLLAVDGRVSQFPRAWVAGSTADGRSGVGWLEWNRNQP from the coding sequence ATGGATCCCGACAACGAGCGCGTCATCGAAAGACCGGACGATCTCACCGCGTCGTGGCTGACGGCGGCGATCGGTGCCGGCACCGTCACCGATTTCACCGTCGAGCGTATCGGTACCGGCCAGATGAGCGAGTGCTACCGCGTCGTGCCGACGTATGCAGCGGCTGCCGGCCCGCAGTCGGTGGTGCTGAAGGTCGCGGCCACCGATCCGATGAGCCGGCAAACCGGCCAGACGCTGGGCCTCTACCAGCGTGAGGTCCGGTTCTACCGCGACATCGCGCCACGCCTCGACGGGCCGGTCGCCCCCTGTTATCACGCGGCGGTCGACGCCTCGACCGGCGCGTTCGACCTGCTGCTCGGTGACGCCGGGCCCGCTGTCGTCGGCGACGAGATCGTTGGCGCCACAACGCAACAAGCTCGGCTGGCGGTCAGGGAGCTGGGACGGCTGCACGGGCCGCTGCTCGGTGACGCGGCGCTGGCCGAAGCGCCGTGGCTGCACCGTGACGCCCCATTGAACCAAGCGATGATCGCTTCGCTGTACGCCGCCTTCGTCGAGCGCTATGGCGACCAGATCACTGCCGACTGCCGTGCAGTCTGTGACCGGCTGGTGGCCGCGTTCGACGGCTACCAGGAGGCTGTCCGAGGCGGAATCCAGGGGCTCGTCCACGGCGACTACCGCTTGGACAACCTGCTTTTCGGGGCAGCCGGAGCCGACCGGGCGTTGACCGTGGTCGACTGGCAGACGGTCTCCTGGGGTCCGGCGATGACCGATCTGGCGTACTTCCTGGGCTGTGCGCTGCCGACGCAAGATCGCCGGACACACTACGACGACCTGCTGCGGACCTATCACCAGGCGCTGGGGTCCGAACCGCCGATCGGCCTGGCCGAGGTCGCCGAAGGTGTCCGCGGGCAAAGCTTTTTCGGCGTCATGATGGCGATCGTCTCGTCGATGCTGGTGGAGCGCACCGAGCGGGGCGACCGGCTGTTCATGACGATGCTGCAGCGCCATTGCGACCACGTGCTGGACACCGACGCCCTGGCGACACTGCCGGCCGCTGCGCGACCGGAGCCGCTGCGGCCGTCGGACGACGACGAACTGGCCCACGCACCGACCGACGAACCACTGTGGAGTGAGAGCTGGTACGCCGACTTCGTCGACGCGCCACAGGGATTGGGCGGCTGGTTCCGTCTGGGCCGGATAGCGAATCAGCAGACCGCGTGGGTGCACGCGCTGCTGTGCGGGCCCGGCGTACCGACCGTGGCCGTCGTCGATGTCGACGTTCCGCTGCCCGACGACCCGTGGGCGGTGCGCACCGAGGCCATCGAGCTGGGTCACGTCGTCAGCGCACCGCTGCAGACCTATCGTGTCGACCTGCGGGCGCGCGGGCACGCATACGCCGACCCCGCGGAGTTGTTGCGCGGTGAGCCCGGAGATCCGGTCGAGGTAACCATGCACCTCGTCTGGACCACCGACGGCAGCCCCTACCAATATCGCGTGACGTCACGCTACGAAATCCCTTGCACCGTTTCGGGTTCCGTTACCGTCGACGGGACCGACTACCGTTTCGACTCCGTTCCCGGACAACGCGACCACTCCTGGGGCGTGCGCGATTGGTGGAGCATGGACTGGATGTGGAGTGCCGTGCACCTCGATGACGGCACCCACCTGCATGGCGTCCGGATCCAAATCCCGGGCGCACCGGCCTTCAGTGTCGGCTACGTTCAAGATGCTGACGGGCAGCTCACCGAGCTGCAGACGGTGAGCATCCAGGATAGGTTCGGCCCCAACGGTTTACCGCTGCACGCGACCCTGACCTTCGATCCCGGTGAGCTCACCGCGGACGTCGAGGTACGCGCGCACGCGCCGGTGCGGCTGTTGGCCGTCGACGGGCGGGTCAGCCAATTCCCGCGCGCCTGGGTCGCCGGCAGTACCGCCGACGGCCGCAGCGGCGTCGGCTGGCTGGAATGGAATCGCAACCAGCCGTGA
- a CDS encoding carboxylesterase/lipase family protein has product MHERTVRARTATGIVEGFTRDGVHRWRSIPYARPPVGPLRFRAPQPAQPWSGVRHCHGFTNCAPQQRRYTMLGVGRYQPMSEDCLTLNVVTPEAPVSEPLPVMVFIHGGGYILGSSATPIYDGAALARRGCVYVSVNYRLGALGCLDLSSLSTADTTFDGNLYLRDLVLALQWVRDNIAQFGGDPDNVTIFGESAGAHITATLLAVPAAKELFAQAISESPAAGMVRPRETAAEFAARFADLLGARPRDAASALMRATPAQLVQAQHRLIEQGMQNRLGAFPIGPTFGDDCLPFEPVEAMRSGQSHQVPLIVGTNAEEGRLFTRFLKMLPTNKAMIDELLADTEPATRERITAAYPDYPKPSACIQLGGDFAFNAAAWQIAEAHGAHAPTYLYRYDYAPRTLRWSGFGATHATELLAVFDIYRTTFGALLTAAADRRHALRVSDEVISRWRSFSQTGVPGDDWPAYTHTERAVLVIDRKCRVEFDPHQHRRLVWDGFSLVR; this is encoded by the coding sequence ATGCACGAGCGCACCGTCCGCGCACGAACAGCCACCGGCATCGTCGAAGGCTTCACCCGCGACGGCGTGCACCGCTGGCGATCCATCCCCTACGCCAGGCCGCCGGTGGGGCCGTTGCGATTCCGGGCGCCGCAGCCGGCGCAGCCCTGGTCCGGTGTACGGCACTGCCACGGGTTCACCAACTGCGCGCCCCAGCAACGTCGCTACACGATGCTCGGCGTGGGCAGGTATCAGCCGATGAGCGAGGACTGCCTGACCCTCAACGTCGTCACACCCGAAGCCCCCGTGTCCGAACCGCTACCCGTCATGGTGTTCATCCATGGCGGCGGCTACATCCTGGGCAGCTCGGCCACCCCGATATACGACGGCGCCGCGCTGGCCAGGCGCGGCTGCGTCTACGTGTCGGTCAACTACCGGTTGGGTGCGCTGGGCTGTCTGGACCTGTCGTCGCTGTCGACAGCCGACACCACCTTCGACGGCAACTTGTACCTGCGCGACTTGGTGCTGGCGTTGCAGTGGGTCCGCGACAACATCGCCCAATTCGGTGGTGACCCCGACAACGTCACCATTTTCGGGGAAAGCGCCGGCGCTCACATCACCGCTACATTGCTGGCCGTGCCGGCCGCGAAAGAACTTTTTGCACAGGCGATTTCGGAAAGTCCGGCGGCGGGAATGGTGCGTCCCCGCGAGACGGCCGCCGAGTTCGCGGCACGCTTTGCCGATCTGCTGGGCGCCCGCCCGCGCGATGCCGCCAGCGCGCTCATGCGGGCGACCCCGGCTCAACTGGTGCAAGCCCAGCACCGCCTGATCGAGCAAGGCATGCAGAACCGGTTGGGCGCCTTCCCCATTGGGCCCACCTTCGGCGACGACTGCCTGCCCTTCGAACCCGTCGAGGCGATGCGGTCCGGGCAATCCCACCAGGTGCCATTGATCGTGGGCACCAACGCCGAAGAGGGTCGGTTGTTCACCCGCTTCCTCAAGATGCTGCCGACCAACAAGGCGATGATCGACGAACTGCTGGCCGACACGGAACCGGCTACCCGGGAACGCATTACCGCGGCCTACCCGGATTACCCCAAGCCGTCGGCATGCATTCAACTCGGCGGGGATTTCGCGTTCAACGCGGCCGCCTGGCAGATCGCCGAGGCGCACGGCGCGCATGCCCCTACCTATCTCTACCGCTACGACTACGCCCCGCGGACCCTGCGCTGGTCCGGTTTCGGTGCCACGCACGCGACCGAACTGCTCGCCGTCTTCGACATCTACCGGACCACGTTCGGCGCACTGCTGACCGCTGCCGCCGACCGGAGACATGCGCTGCGGGTCAGCGACGAAGTCATAAGCCGCTGGCGGTCTTTCAGCCAGACCGGTGTGCCGGGCGACGACTGGCCGGCCTATACGCACACCGAGCGAGCCGTGCTGGTGATCGACCGCAAGTGTCGCGTCGAGTTCGATCCGCACCAGCACCGCCGGCTGGTCTGGGACGGCTTTTCGCTGGTGCGGTGA